A region of Streptomyces paludis DNA encodes the following proteins:
- a CDS encoding sugar ABC transporter substrate-binding protein, translated as MVTRTAVAALATCAALLTATGCSSNFDSGDGAVQDKAAQQKLTVLIATSGDAETQAVKAAAAAYAEKSGNSVTVEVAKDMNQQLAQSFAGHKPPDVFYVNSDQFANYAKGGSLYPYGDEIADKDVFSEQLRASFSYDGKLVCLPKDTSTLGLAINTGLWKKAGLTEKDYPKTWAELKSVATKLTGGGVTGLVTSDEYQRLGVFMKEAGGWITDTDQRKMTADSAANVEGLTFVQSLLKSGSMKFAKQVDTSWGGEALGKGKAAMTIEGNWLDGGMKLDYPDVKYAIAPLPAGPAGQGTLAYSNCWGVAKDSKHRAAGVDLVKYLTSAKQQNAFADAFGVMPSRADALKTYAEKHPAAKAWVDGSAYAQGPVTIAGFDKVLSQFNTDLQSLRTADPKKILGDLQRNGEQAIAKGN; from the coding sequence ATGGTCACCCGCACGGCCGTCGCCGCCCTCGCCACCTGCGCGGCGCTGCTGACCGCCACCGGCTGCTCGTCCAACTTCGACAGCGGCGACGGCGCGGTCCAGGACAAGGCCGCCCAACAGAAGCTGACGGTCCTGATCGCCACCTCGGGGGACGCCGAGACCCAGGCGGTCAAGGCGGCGGCCGCCGCGTACGCCGAGAAGTCCGGCAACTCGGTGACCGTCGAGGTCGCCAAGGACATGAACCAGCAGCTCGCGCAGTCCTTCGCGGGCCACAAGCCGCCGGATGTCTTCTACGTCAACTCCGACCAGTTCGCGAACTACGCCAAGGGCGGCTCGCTGTACCCGTACGGCGACGAGATAGCCGACAAGGACGTCTTCTCCGAGCAGCTGCGCGCCTCGTTCTCGTACGACGGCAAGCTGGTGTGTCTGCCCAAGGACACCTCCACCCTCGGTCTCGCCATCAACACCGGCCTGTGGAAGAAGGCCGGGCTGACGGAGAAGGACTACCCGAAGACCTGGGCCGAGCTGAAGTCGGTCGCCACGAAGCTCACCGGCGGCGGGGTCACCGGTCTGGTCACCAGCGACGAGTACCAGCGGCTCGGGGTCTTCATGAAGGAGGCGGGCGGCTGGATCACGGACACGGACCAGCGGAAGATGACCGCCGACAGCGCGGCCAACGTCGAAGGGCTCACCTTCGTCCAGTCGCTGCTGAAGTCCGGCTCGATGAAGTTCGCCAAGCAGGTCGACACCAGCTGGGGCGGCGAGGCGCTCGGCAAGGGCAAGGCCGCGATGACCATCGAGGGCAACTGGCTCGACGGCGGCATGAAGCTCGACTACCCGGACGTCAAGTACGCCATCGCGCCGCTGCCCGCGGGCCCGGCAGGCCAGGGCACGCTCGCGTACAGCAACTGCTGGGGCGTCGCCAAGGACAGCAAGCACCGCGCGGCCGGGGTCGACCTGGTGAAGTACCTCACCTCCGCGAAGCAGCAGAACGCCTTCGCCGACGCGTTCGGTGTCATGCCGTCGCGCGCCGACGCGCTGAAGACGTACGCGGAGAAGCACCCGGCCGCCAAGGCCTGGGTCGACGGCAGCGCCTACGCGCAGGGCCCGGTGACGATCGCCGGCTTCGACAAGGTGCTCAGCCAGTTCAACACCGACCTCCAGTCGCTGCGCACCGCCGACCCGAAGAAGATCCTCGGCGACCTCCAGCGCAACGGTGAACAGGCGATCGCGAAGGGCAACTGA
- a CDS encoding LacI family DNA-binding transcriptional regulator: MSRPAHTPAAKAGPVTLAMVARRAGVSPQTVSNALNSPGLLRPETLERVSRAVEEMGYRPHRAAQTLRTRSSKLIGYGIRPTAPGLSAPVMDRFLHALSEAADEAGYRILLFASPPGRASLDGHEELLDLHSVDGFVLSGTDRGDPRQAWLAKRGVPFVGFGRMWSGRQIGDWADVDGASGTDAAVEHLVGLGHRRIAFLGWPRGSGVGDDRAAGWQRAMRRHTLPVRGRRAESVDDIAAAREAAGPLLDAGATAVVAASDALAMGCYQALRDRGARPGADVAVIGFDDSPTAALLSPGLSTVAQPLEAVGRECVRLLLARMARPDAEPGRVLLAPSLVVRDSAPPPPGG, from the coding sequence ATGTCCCGCCCCGCCCACACCCCCGCGGCAAAGGCCGGTCCCGTGACCCTGGCCATGGTGGCGCGCCGGGCCGGGGTCTCCCCGCAGACCGTCTCCAACGCGCTGAACTCGCCGGGGCTGCTGCGCCCCGAGACGCTGGAGCGCGTCAGCCGGGCCGTCGAGGAGATGGGCTACCGGCCGCACCGCGCGGCCCAGACGCTGCGCACCCGCTCCAGCAAACTCATCGGGTACGGGATACGCCCCACCGCGCCGGGCCTCTCCGCGCCGGTCATGGACCGCTTCCTGCACGCGCTGTCCGAGGCGGCCGACGAGGCCGGTTACCGGATCCTGCTGTTCGCCTCGCCGCCGGGCCGCGCCAGTCTCGACGGCCACGAGGAACTGCTTGATCTGCACAGCGTCGACGGTTTCGTGCTGAGCGGTACGGACCGGGGCGACCCGCGCCAGGCGTGGCTGGCCAAGCGCGGTGTGCCGTTCGTGGGCTTCGGCCGGATGTGGTCGGGCCGGCAGATCGGCGACTGGGCCGATGTGGACGGCGCCTCGGGCACGGACGCGGCGGTGGAGCATCTGGTGGGTCTCGGCCACCGCCGGATCGCCTTCCTCGGCTGGCCGCGCGGCTCCGGCGTCGGCGACGACCGCGCGGCGGGCTGGCAGCGCGCGATGCGCCGGCACACCCTGCCGGTACGCGGCCGGCGCGCCGAGAGCGTCGACGACATCGCCGCGGCGCGCGAGGCCGCCGGTCCGCTTCTCGACGCGGGCGCGACGGCGGTGGTCGCCGCCAGCGACGCGCTCGCGATGGGCTGTTACCAGGCGCTGCGCGACCGCGGCGCCCGGCCCGGCGCGGATGTCGCCGTCATCGGCTTCGACGACTCGCCCACCGCCGCGCTGCTCTCCCCCGGTCTGTCCACCGTGGCCCAGCCGCTGGAGGCGGTGGGCCGCGAGTGCGTACGGCTGCTGCTGGCCCGGATGGCCCGGCCGGACGCCGAGCCCGGGCGCGTCCTGCTCGCGCCGTCGCTCGTCGTACGCGACAGCGCGCCGCCCCCGCCGGGCGGCTGA
- a CDS encoding amylo-alpha-1,6-glucosidase encodes MNSVAAAAAPSAEGLQPFLHDACVTLHAPSFAISRPDGQIGALDGGADGFFHGDTRALNRLTVAVDGIAVAPARGGTVGADRAAFRAVLRGLGEVTADPAVTLRRRRLITSGQLEETLDITNAGSRHVAFRLIVTAATDLAPMERVKQGDTPGTLPATANGAGDGFAWTGDAFSVGLAAAPAPAALDPESGRLAYDIELAPGAEWTAVLRVTAAHADGDQFPAPPADSVPWRTPVLRSADRRFDQWLAQSAADLDRLRLTDPATPAQSGPADQFLAAGAPWFLTLFGRDSLWAARMLLPLGTELAAGTLRTLARRQGTGTDPATEEQPGKILHEVRRAAQDFDENFSLPPCYYGTVDATPLWITLLHDSWRWGLAPEQVEQLLPHAESALEWMRVQTESDPDGFLKYVDHTGRGLANQGWKDSGDSIRHRDGRLAAAPIALCEVQAYAYEAARGGAALLRAFGRPGADRWEEWAERLGDRFRDRFWVADERGAYPAVALDREGRPVDSVTSGFGHLLGTGLLNHEESALLAARLSAPDLDSGHGLRTLSTDSAGFNPYGYHIGSIWPHDTAIAVHGLARAGFAEAAAGLAGGLLTASAGFDARLPELFAGHGAATDAVPSPYPASCRPQAWAAASSVVVLQSVLGLSADVPGGTLTVAPAFAEAYRPLKVTGLDVAGGRLDISVDADGTARIDAPAGLEVRREHPAAR; translated from the coding sequence ATGAACTCCGTCGCGGCGGCCGCGGCCCCCTCGGCCGAGGGTCTCCAGCCGTTCCTGCACGACGCGTGCGTCACCCTGCACGCGCCGAGCTTCGCGATATCGCGGCCGGACGGGCAGATCGGCGCGCTCGACGGCGGCGCCGACGGCTTCTTCCACGGGGACACCAGAGCGCTGAACCGGCTGACCGTCGCCGTCGACGGCATCGCGGTCGCGCCCGCCCGCGGCGGTACGGTCGGCGCCGACCGGGCCGCCTTCCGCGCCGTCCTGCGGGGCCTCGGCGAGGTGACGGCCGACCCGGCGGTCACCCTGCGCCGGCGGCGCCTGATCACCTCCGGGCAGCTGGAGGAGACCCTCGACATCACCAACGCGGGCAGCCGGCACGTGGCGTTCCGGCTGATCGTCACCGCCGCCACCGACCTCGCCCCGATGGAGCGCGTCAAGCAGGGCGACACACCGGGCACCCTCCCGGCGACCGCCAACGGCGCGGGCGACGGCTTCGCCTGGACCGGCGACGCCTTCTCCGTCGGGCTGGCCGCCGCGCCGGCCCCGGCCGCCCTCGACCCGGAGTCCGGGCGTCTCGCGTACGACATCGAGCTGGCGCCCGGCGCGGAGTGGACCGCCGTCCTGCGCGTCACCGCCGCCCACGCGGACGGCGACCAGTTCCCGGCGCCCCCGGCGGACAGCGTGCCGTGGCGCACCCCGGTGCTGCGCAGCGCCGACCGGCGCTTCGACCAGTGGCTGGCCCAGTCGGCCGCCGACCTGGACCGGCTGCGGCTGACCGACCCGGCCACACCGGCGCAGTCGGGCCCGGCCGACCAGTTCCTGGCCGCCGGCGCGCCCTGGTTCCTCACCCTCTTCGGCCGCGACTCGCTCTGGGCGGCCAGGATGCTGCTGCCCCTCGGCACGGAGCTGGCCGCCGGGACGCTGCGTACGCTCGCCCGCCGCCAGGGCACCGGGACGGACCCGGCCACCGAGGAGCAGCCCGGCAAGATCCTGCACGAAGTGCGCCGGGCCGCCCAGGACTTCGACGAGAACTTCTCCCTGCCGCCCTGCTACTACGGCACGGTCGACGCCACCCCGCTCTGGATCACCCTGCTGCACGACTCCTGGCGCTGGGGCCTCGCCCCCGAGCAGGTCGAACAGCTCCTGCCGCACGCCGAATCGGCGCTGGAGTGGATGCGCGTCCAGACCGAGTCCGACCCCGACGGCTTCCTCAAGTACGTCGACCACACCGGGCGCGGCCTCGCCAACCAGGGCTGGAAGGACTCCGGCGACTCCATCCGGCACCGCGACGGACGGCTCGCCGCCGCCCCGATCGCGCTCTGCGAGGTCCAGGCGTACGCGTACGAGGCGGCCCGCGGCGGCGCCGCCCTGCTCCGGGCCTTCGGGCGGCCCGGCGCGGACCGCTGGGAGGAGTGGGCCGAGCGGCTCGGCGACCGGTTCCGCGACCGGTTCTGGGTGGCGGACGAGCGCGGCGCGTATCCGGCCGTCGCCCTCGACCGGGAGGGGCGGCCGGTCGACTCGGTCACCTCGGGCTTCGGCCATCTGCTCGGCACGGGGCTGCTGAACCACGAGGAGAGCGCCCTGCTGGCCGCCCGGCTCAGCGCGCCCGACCTCGACTCGGGCCATGGCCTGCGCACCCTGAGCACCGACTCCGCCGGCTTCAACCCGTACGGCTATCACATCGGTTCGATCTGGCCGCACGACACCGCGATCGCGGTCCACGGGCTGGCCCGGGCGGGCTTCGCGGAGGCCGCCGCCGGTCTCGCGGGAGGTCTGCTGACCGCCTCGGCGGGCTTCGACGCGCGGCTGCCCGAGCTGTTCGCGGGGCACGGCGCGGCGACCGACGCGGTGCCCTCGCCGTATCCGGCGTCCTGCCGGCCGCAGGCGTGGGCGGCGGCCTCGTCCGTCGTGGTGCTCCAGTCGGTGCTGGGGCTCTCCGCCGATGTGCCCGGCGGTACGCTGACGGTCGCCCCCGCGTTCGCGGAGGCGTACCGGCCGCTGAAGGTGACCGGGCTCGATGTCGCGGGCGGCCGTCTGGACATCTCCGTGGACGCCGACGGCACGGCGCGTATCGACGCGCCGGCGGGGCTGGAGGTGCGGCGGGAGCACCCTGCCGCCCGCTGA
- a CDS encoding cell division protein SepF, with the protein MSRYDRYDATDEQWEGLAQVVPLRGRDEWPSRVDHRTVPREYEAEAEHRRFIVLRVQVFGDAREVADHLLARVPVLLDLTSAEPDVAKRILDFSSGVVFGLGSAMHRVDKNVFLLAPVGTEVEGVPADTLP; encoded by the coding sequence GTGAGCAGGTACGACAGGTACGACGCCACCGACGAGCAGTGGGAGGGGCTGGCCCAGGTCGTCCCGCTGCGGGGCCGTGACGAGTGGCCCTCGCGGGTCGACCACCGGACCGTCCCGCGCGAGTACGAGGCGGAGGCGGAGCACCGCCGGTTCATCGTGCTGCGGGTACAGGTGTTCGGGGACGCGCGCGAGGTCGCCGACCATCTGCTGGCCAGGGTCCCGGTGCTGCTGGATCTGACGAGCGCCGAGCCGGATGTCGCGAAGCGGATCCTCGACTTCAGCAGCGGGGTCGTCTTCGGGCTCGGCAGCGCGATGCACCGGGTCGACAAGAACGTCTTCCTGCTGGCCCCGGTCGGCACCGAGGTGGAGGGCGTCCCGGCGGACACACTGCCCTGA
- a CDS encoding nucleotide pyrophosphohydrolase: MTDNNDVAELRRRLTEFAAARDWEQFHTPKNLAAALSVEASELLEIFQWLTPEQSARVMADPESAHRVADEVADVLAYLLQFCAVLDIDPLAALAAKLERNEVRFPPKGRREPRDGDGDGGDRHSAE; the protein is encoded by the coding sequence GTGACAGACAACAACGATGTGGCGGAACTGCGGCGCCGGCTCACCGAGTTCGCGGCGGCGCGGGACTGGGAGCAGTTCCACACCCCCAAGAATCTGGCGGCGGCGCTGAGCGTCGAGGCGTCCGAACTGCTGGAGATCTTCCAGTGGCTGACCCCGGAGCAGTCGGCGCGGGTGATGGCCGACCCGGAGTCGGCGCACCGGGTGGCCGACGAGGTCGCGGACGTCCTGGCGTATCTGCTCCAGTTCTGCGCGGTGCTGGACATCGATCCGCTCGCGGCGCTCGCCGCGAAGCTGGAGCGGAATGAGGTGCGCTTTCCGCCGAAGGGACGGCGGGAGCCGCGGGACGGGGATGGAGACGGCGGTGATCGTCACTCTGCGGAGTGA
- a CDS encoding DUF6099 family protein, whose product MNAERLIGVSRHALAGSAQALEVLVEAAQAQALAQVIGHHLALSGPQELRSGARELSEAGGRGCGLPDQPGLAEGGIRARRLSGVPDARAALAGLAALLGEVGIALVAVASDTEEESLYWQCIEAIDAADETGDRVAGLLHRLLAPDRDRARERLRAGEWGEAVDSPVRPP is encoded by the coding sequence ATGAATGCGGAACGGCTCATCGGGGTGAGCCGCCATGCTCTGGCGGGGAGCGCGCAGGCGCTGGAGGTCCTCGTGGAGGCGGCGCAGGCGCAGGCGCTCGCCCAGGTGATCGGGCATCACCTCGCGCTGAGCGGGCCACAGGAGCTGAGAAGCGGGGCCCGCGAGCTGTCCGAGGCGGGCGGGCGCGGCTGCGGGCTGCCGGACCAGCCGGGACTGGCCGAAGGGGGGATACGGGCGCGCCGGCTCTCGGGCGTGCCGGACGCGCGGGCGGCGCTGGCCGGACTCGCCGCGCTGCTGGGCGAGGTGGGGATCGCGCTGGTCGCGGTGGCGTCCGACACGGAGGAGGAATCGCTGTACTGGCAGTGCATCGAGGCGATCGACGCGGCGGACGAGACCGGTGACCGGGTGGCCGGACTGCTGCACCGGCTGCTGGCACCGGACCGCGACCGGGCGCGGGAGCGGCTGCGGGCGGGGGAGTGGGGCGAAGCCGTCGACTCACCGGTACGCCCGCCCTGA
- a CDS encoding LLM class F420-dependent oxidoreductase, which translates to MDLRIFTEPQQGASYDTLLTVAKATEDLGFDAFFRSDHYVKMGDVDGLPGPTDAWITLAGLARETKRIRLGTLMTAGTFRLPGVLAIQVAQVDQMSGGRIELGLGAGWFEEEHKAYGIPFPKEKFARLEEQLAIVTGLWATEVGKTFSHDGTYYQLTDSPALPKPAQAKVPVLIGGHGATRTPRLTAQYADEFNMPFASVEDTERQFGRVRAAAEAAGRAADDLVYSNALIVCVGKDDAEVARRAASIGREVAELKENGLAGSPAEVVDKIGRYAAVGASRIYLQVMDLDDLDHLELISAQVQSQLG; encoded by the coding sequence ATGGATCTGCGAATCTTCACCGAGCCCCAGCAAGGGGCGAGCTACGACACCCTGCTGACCGTGGCCAAGGCCACCGAGGATCTCGGCTTCGACGCCTTCTTCCGCTCCGACCACTACGTGAAGATGGGGGACGTCGACGGACTCCCCGGGCCGACGGACGCCTGGATCACCCTGGCCGGTCTCGCCCGCGAGACCAAGCGCATCCGCCTCGGCACCCTGATGACCGCCGGCACCTTCCGGCTGCCGGGGGTGCTCGCCATCCAGGTCGCGCAGGTGGACCAGATGTCCGGCGGCCGGATCGAGCTGGGCCTGGGCGCGGGCTGGTTCGAGGAGGAGCACAAGGCGTACGGGATCCCGTTCCCGAAGGAGAAGTTCGCCCGGCTGGAGGAGCAGCTGGCCATCGTGACCGGGCTGTGGGCGACGGAGGTGGGCAAGACCTTCAGCCATGACGGCACGTACTACCAGCTGACCGACTCACCGGCGCTGCCCAAGCCGGCGCAGGCCAAGGTGCCGGTGCTGATCGGCGGCCACGGGGCGACGCGCACCCCGCGGCTCACCGCCCAGTACGCGGACGAGTTCAATATGCCATTTGCCTCGGTCGAGGACACCGAGCGGCAGTTCGGCCGGGTCCGGGCCGCCGCCGAGGCGGCCGGGCGCGCGGCGGACGACCTCGTGTACTCGAACGCGCTGATCGTGTGCGTGGGCAAGGACGACGCCGAGGTGGCCCGCCGGGCGGCCTCGATCGGGCGGGAGGTGGCGGAGCTGAAGGAGAACGGACTCGCGGGCTCGCCCGCCGAGGTAGTCGACAAGATCGGCCGCTATGCCGCGGTCGGCGCGTCGCGGATCTACCTCCAGGTGATGGATCTGGACGATCTCGACCACCTGGAGCTGATCTCCGCGCAGGTCCAGTCCCAGCTGGGCTGA
- a CDS encoding 3' terminal RNA ribose 2'-O-methyltransferase Hen1: MFLTITTTGTPERPATDLGFLLHKHPDRAQTFSTSYGTAHVLYPEATTERCTAALLLEIDPVALVRRSKGKGRGGSPDAALAQYVNDRPYAASSLLAVALSTVFRSALRGDCRALPERAESPLPLRIEVPAVPARGGPDLVRALFGPLGWATVDAAPVALDERFPQWGDSRYVQLVLEGELKLADALRQLYVLLPVLDDAKHYWVAPDEVDKLLRAGEGWLAEHPERQLIAGRYLARRRSLTREAAERLALIRLAEADDIEVEALDNAVEDPPAEDSAGQDSAAEDTSGGEAAVERAVPEPKEPSLADQRRAAVLTALRDSGASTVLDLGCGQGQLVQALLKEPRITHVLGLDVSTRALTVAARRLKLDRMGERQAGRVTLTQGSLTYTDKRLKGYDAAVLSEVVEHLDLPRLPALEHAVFGSARPGTVVVTTPNVEYNVRWATLPAGHVRHSDHRFEWTRAEFRAWADAVGARHGYDVAYRPVGPDDPEVGPPTQLAVFRLRPSGAESVPVPVPESVPVPVSVPVPESVSAPVSVPAPKEERTA, encoded by the coding sequence GTGTTCCTCACCATCACGACCACCGGCACCCCGGAACGTCCCGCGACCGACCTCGGATTCCTGCTGCACAAGCATCCCGATCGCGCGCAGACGTTCTCCACCTCGTACGGCACCGCCCATGTGCTGTACCCCGAGGCGACCACCGAGCGCTGCACGGCCGCGCTGCTGCTGGAGATCGATCCGGTGGCGCTGGTACGGCGGAGCAAGGGGAAGGGCCGGGGCGGTTCGCCCGACGCGGCGCTCGCGCAGTATGTCAACGACCGCCCCTACGCGGCCTCCTCGCTGCTGGCCGTCGCGCTGAGCACGGTCTTCCGGAGCGCGCTGCGCGGGGACTGCCGGGCGCTGCCCGAGCGTGCCGAGAGCCCGCTGCCGCTGCGGATCGAGGTGCCCGCCGTGCCCGCGCGCGGCGGTCCCGACCTGGTGCGGGCGCTCTTCGGGCCGCTCGGCTGGGCGACCGTGGACGCGGCTCCGGTGGCGCTGGACGAGCGGTTCCCGCAGTGGGGCGACTCCCGCTATGTACAGCTCGTCCTGGAGGGCGAGCTGAAGCTGGCCGACGCGCTGCGTCAGCTCTATGTCCTGCTTCCGGTGCTCGACGACGCCAAGCACTACTGGGTGGCGCCCGACGAGGTGGACAAGCTGCTCCGGGCGGGCGAGGGCTGGCTGGCCGAGCACCCCGAGCGGCAGCTGATCGCCGGCCGCTATCTGGCCCGCCGCCGGAGCCTGACCAGGGAGGCCGCGGAGCGGCTGGCGCTGATCCGGCTCGCCGAGGCCGACGACATCGAGGTCGAGGCGCTCGACAACGCCGTCGAGGACCCGCCGGCCGAGGACAGCGCGGGCCAGGACAGCGCGGCCGAGGACACCAGCGGCGGGGAGGCCGCGGTGGAGCGGGCCGTACCGGAGCCGAAGGAGCCGTCGCTCGCCGACCAGCGGCGCGCGGCCGTTCTCACGGCCCTGCGCGACTCCGGCGCGAGCACGGTGCTCGACCTCGGCTGCGGACAGGGCCAGTTGGTACAGGCGCTCCTCAAGGAGCCGCGCATCACCCATGTCCTGGGGCTGGACGTGTCCACCCGCGCCCTGACCGTCGCCGCCCGCCGGCTCAAGCTCGACCGCATGGGGGAGCGCCAGGCCGGGCGGGTCACCCTCACCCAGGGCTCCCTGACCTACACCGACAAGCGGCTCAAGGGATATGACGCCGCCGTGCTGAGCGAGGTCGTCGAACACCTCGACCTGCCGAGGCTGCCCGCCCTGGAGCACGCGGTGTTCGGCTCGGCGCGGCCCGGGACCGTTGTCGTGACGACACCCAACGTCGAGTACAACGTGCGCTGGGCGACACTGCCCGCCGGGCATGTGCGCCACAGCGACCACCGCTTCGAGTGGACCCGCGCCGAGTTCCGCGCCTGGGCCGACGCGGTGGGCGCGCGGCACGGCTACGACGTGGCGTACCGTCCCGTCGGCCCCGACGACCCCGAGGTGGGCCCGCCCACCCAGCTGGCCGTCTTCCGGCTCCGCCCGTCCGGGGCCGAGTCCGTACCCGTACCCGTACCCGAGTCCGTACCCGTACCCGTGTCCGTACCCGTACCTGAGTCCGTATCCGCGCCCGTGTCCGTGCCGGCTCCGAAGGAGGAGAGGACCGCATGA